The following proteins are encoded in a genomic region of Iodidimonas sp. SYSU 1G8:
- a CDS encoding GNAT family N-acetyltransferase: MQNAIWRPMTETDLPAVDRIAGQIHAALPEHVDIFAERLRLYPDGCCVLAIDDVTVGYILSHPWHFGQPPALNSLLGRIPGDADTYYIHDLALLPEARRTGAGSAIAGCLAAHAAQRGLPSLSLIAVYDAAPFWTRLGFNAHDDPALAGKLEGYGGEARMMVRRTS; the protein is encoded by the coding sequence ATGCAGAACGCCATCTGGCGGCCCATGACCGAAACCGATCTGCCCGCCGTCGATCGTATCGCCGGCCAGATTCATGCCGCCCTGCCCGAGCATGTGGACATCTTCGCCGAACGGCTACGCCTCTACCCCGACGGATGCTGCGTGCTGGCGATCGATGACGTGACCGTCGGATACATCCTGAGCCATCCATGGCATTTCGGCCAGCCGCCCGCGCTGAACAGCCTGCTCGGTCGAATCCCCGGCGATGCGGACACCTATTACATTCACGACCTGGCCCTGTTGCCGGAGGCCCGGCGGACCGGCGCGGGATCGGCCATCGCCGGCTGCCTTGCCGCCCATGCCGCGCAGCGTGGCCTGCCGAGCCTGTCCCTGATCGCCGTCTATGACGCGGCGCCGTTCTGGACGCGGCTTGGTTTCAATGCGCATGACGATCCTGCCCTTGCCGGCAAACTGGAAGGCTATGGCGGCGAAGCCCGCATGATGGTGCGTCGGACAAGCTGA
- the smpB gene encoding SsrA-binding protein SmpB produces MAGKKKAEPVRKLVAENRKARHNYFIEETLEAGIMLHGSEVKSLRLGQSNIAESYAEVKDREMFLVNAYIPEYNQASYMNHETRRPRKLLLKRREIDKFGIAIKRGGMTIVPLKLYFNDRGMAKLELGLAKGKNVVDKRETEKARDWQKQKARLLRARG; encoded by the coding sequence ATGGCGGGCAAGAAAAAAGCCGAGCCGGTCCGCAAGCTCGTCGCCGAGAACCGTAAGGCCCGGCACAATTACTTCATCGAGGAGACGCTGGAGGCCGGTATCATGCTGCACGGCTCCGAAGTGAAGTCGCTGCGGCTCGGCCAGTCCAACATCGCGGAATCCTATGCCGAGGTGAAGGATCGGGAGATGTTCCTGGTGAACGCCTATATCCCCGAATACAACCAGGCCAGCTACATGAATCACGAGACCCGCCGGCCGCGCAAGTTGTTGCTGAAGCGGCGCGAGATCGACAAGTTCGGAATCGCCATCAAGCGGGGCGGCATGACCATCGTGCCGCTGAAGCTCTATTTCAACGACCGCGGCATGGCCAAGCTCGAGCTGGGACTGGCCAAGGGCAAGAACGTCGTCGACAAGCGAGAGACGGAAAAGGCCCGCGACTGGCAGAAGCAGAAAGCGCGCCTGCTGCGCGCGCGGGGTTAG
- a CDS encoding glycine zipper 2TM domain-containing protein, giving the protein MRTILLAAAATATLLAGCASDGYDRRAGGYYEYQQYDYNRPDPRYGYYDAGRYYRDDNRRYKEYRMSRNDRLYRGRDGRYYCRRSDGTTGLIVGGVTGGALGAIIAPGDSKALGAIIGAGAGAVIGNEVDRGNVRCR; this is encoded by the coding sequence ATGCGCACCATTCTTCTCGCCGCCGCCGCGACAGCCACCCTGCTCGCCGGTTGCGCCAGTGACGGCTATGACCGCCGCGCCGGGGGCTACTACGAATATCAACAGTACGACTACAATCGTCCAGATCCGCGGTATGGCTATTATGATGCCGGCCGCTACTACCGGGACGACAATCGGCGCTACAAGGAGTATCGCATGAGCCGCAACGACCGCCTCTATCGCGGCCGTGACGGGCGCTATTACTGCCGCCGCTCGGATGGCACCACCGGCCTGATCGTTGGCGGTGTGACGGGAGGCGCGCTGGGCGCCATCATCGCGCCGGGTGATTCCAAGGCGCTGGGCGCCATCATCGGCGCGGGCGCCGGCGCGGTCATCGGCAACGAGGTCGATCGCGGCAACGTTCGCTGCCGTTAA